The Canis lupus dingo isolate Sandy chromosome 8, ASM325472v2, whole genome shotgun sequence genome has a segment encoding these proteins:
- the TMEM229B gene encoding transmembrane protein 229B: MASSAEPLTALSRWYLYAIHGYFCEVMFTAAWEFVVNFNWKFPGVTSVWALFIYGTSILIVERMYLRLRGRCPLLLRCLIYTLWTYLWEFTTGFILRQFNACPWDYSQFDFDFMGLITLEYAVPWFCGALIVEQFIIRNTLRLRFDKDAEPGEPGGALALANGHVKTD, from the coding sequence ATGGCATCCTCGGCCGAGCCTCTGACGGCGCTGTCCCGCTGGTACCTGTATGCCATCCACGGCTACTTCTGTGAGGTGATGTTCACGGCGGCCTGGGAGTTCGTGGTGAACTTTAACTGGAAGTTCCCGGGGGTCACGAGCGTGTGGGCGCTCTTCATCTACGGCACCTCCATCCTCATCGTGGAGCGCATGTACCTGCGCCTGCGCGGCCGCTGCCCGCTGCTGCTGCGCTGCCTCATCTACACGCTCTGGACCTACCTGTGGGAGTTCACCACCGGCTTCATCCTGCGCCAGTTCAACGCCTGCCCCTGGGACTATTCCCAGTTCGACTTTGACTTCATGGGCCTCATCACCCTGGAGTACGCCGTGCCCTGGTTCTGCGGGGCCCTCATCGTGGAGCAGTTCATCATCCGCAACACCCTCCGCCTCCGCTTTGACAAGGACGCcgagcccggggagcccgggggcGCCCTGGCCCTGGCCAACGGCCACGTCAAGACAGACTGA